Proteins from one Drosophila gunungcola strain Sukarami chromosome 3R, Dgunungcola_SK_2, whole genome shotgun sequence genomic window:
- the LOC128252216 gene encoding tissue inhibitor of metalloproteinase → MDFRKHLGLLTLVLVGGLAFYGRPADACSCMPAHPQTHFSQADYVVQLRVLRKSDTIEPGKTTYKVHIKRTYKATPEARRMLRDGRLATPRDDGMCGIKLDLGKVYIVAGRMPTLNICSYYKEYTKMTITERHGFSGGYAKATSCAVVPCFGARCFKFHPHADECKWSPFGKCETDYSACMPHKVQTANGVISRCRWRRTQLYKKCLSNP, encoded by the exons ATGGATTTTAGAAAGCATTTGGGTTTATTGACACTCGTCCTGGTCGGCGGACTCGCGTTTTACGGGCGCCCAGCCGACGCCTGCAGTTGCATGCCCGCCCACCCACAGACGCACTTCTCCCAGGCGGACTACG TTGTGCAGCTGCGAGTCCTCCGCAAATCAGACACCATCGAGCCGGGCAAGACAACCTACAAAGTACACATCAAGCGCACCTACAAG GCAACTCCCGAGGCGCGACGAATGCTACGCGATGGTCGCCTGGCCACGCCCCGCGATGACGGGATGTGCGGGATCAAGCTGGACCTCGGCAAGGTCTATATCGTGGCGGGCAGGATGCCGACGCTGAACATTTGCAGCTACTACAAGGAGTACACCAAGATGACCATCACTGAGCGCCACGGCTTCAGCGGCGGCTATGCCAAGGCCACCAGTTGCGCA GTTGTTCCCTGCTTCGGGGCACGATGCTTTAAGTTCCACCCTCATGCGGACGAGTGCAAGTGGTCGCCCTTTGGAAAATGCGAGACGGACTACAGCGCCTGCATGCCGCACAAAGTGCAGACGGCCAATGGAGTGATTTCCCGATGCCGCTGGCGACGCACGCAGCTGTACAAAAAGTGTCTGAGCAATCCGTAA